The genomic region GGAACTCTCTGAAGGGAGAAATGGGAAGCAGATGTAGAGAAAGATATTGTGGCTTCAAGAAAGGTGCCAGGTACTCTAACACCACATGGAACAAAACGCTGTCCTTGTATCCCATAAATGCCTAAAACAGGCTCAGTGTTTTCAAAAGGAACATATTTAACAGAAAGATGATAGGGACTAATGGAATGAAAAACGATTACTAACATCAAGAGAGTCAATCTTACTGATAGAAAAATCTGACTCCAGGCTATCTAAACACCTTCCCTGAAACTTAGATGATGTAATTTCACATGATTTGAAGTTCATGGTCTTTTCTAAGATACTGACAATCTATAATAATTCACAAATCCTAGTGAAATACACCTAATTACTTTCTAGCACTTATTCCTGAGTTGTGATTAAGCCATTCAATCAAGCATACTTAATTTTCTGGTGGTTTCCTCTACAGACTTACAACAATACAATATAGATGGaccaataattttcaaattacttATACAGACCTTCCATAGGACACAGATATTCCCTATATTTGAGCTGCTCTAGAGACAAAGCATGTGATGTTACCAGGTAGTCAAGACTTATAGCTCCATCTCTGAAGTCCAACTCATTGAATTAAAATCCTGGATCCACCGTTTTCCATCTTCCTGATCTTGGACAACTAATTAAATGTATCTGTGCCTTTACcctccttggaaaaaaaaaaagtgagtattaaaaaattatactcaTCTGACTCGGTTGTTTGAGTTTCAAgtcaaaaaatacatacatagtgTTTGGTAAACAACTAGGACCAAATTAATAAGATCTACCTTAAGGCTTTTGGCATAGTACTGCATAGGCAAGAAAATGTTCTTGAAATTCATTATGCTTGGCTTCTAAGAGAAAAGTATGCTTTTAATCTAAACCTATGTCTTGAAAAGTGTGGGGTAAGTGATACCAGTGCACAACTCCTACCATAGCCTTTCTGTTCAAGCAAGAGGATCTATGATCTATGAAGAATGTTCTGTAATGTGTACCCACTGAGTCACTTCTATAGTTTTTGAGAACACTCCCTAGGTTATGTTCCATATTGCTTAATGGAAGGATTTTTCTTGGTCTTCGTCTTAAAATTTAAGTCCAATATAGAGAAATCATGAAAGTAAACTGAGACTGTGGCCCAAGAAGCAAATATCGGCCGAAGCATCAAATAATATCTTACATATACTGACACAAACACATCATTAGGCATTTAATGGCCATGATGGCATTTCCTTGCCACAATCATCCAAGGAATTAgccattatctccattttctaatagagaaactgagcctcagaaatGTTAGCTTGTCCCAAggcacacagctaataaatggcagaatTTGGATTTGAACAAGGCCCAGTATAATCCAAAGCCAATTCTCTTCCCACTACACTAAATGGCCTACACAGCATCTCTTCATGTCATCACACCATTATCTATTCCAATACCAAGAATCTGTAGTTCCTGAATccacacattttctctctgtaAAGAGTTCCAACATGCTCCATGATGATTCAGATTAGATGGATACTGACATCTTCTTCAGCTAACTTCTCCTTACTGTAGTGATCCTGGTCAGCCTGGAAAGAATGAATTAAGGTCCACCAGCACCACACACAAACCCCATGCTTAGCCGGCCACTGGTCACCAACACCCTGTCACCCAACAAGCCACACCCATTAGAGGAACATATCCTTGGGAGACAAAAGAAATGGTTGTTCTCCCTCTTGTCTTCAGAAACAGTGGCCAAAACACATTTTACTCTTTCCAGACCCTCTGATTTGAGTTGCATTAGTAACAGTCTTCCCTGTGCATGAATTTCAACTTCATTTGCATGATTGGCTGTGACAGGAATACTGAGAAGCTGCCACGCAGATGAAGTCTCTCCTTGTTGTTGCCAAGGCTCTGTCATTACTGTGCCCAGAAGCTTTGTGTCAATGTCTCTTGCTGGAGGAATGCTCTGCTGGTGAGGCTGCCGTATGCTCTGTTACTATTGAGATCACACAGTGTTCTTTCAGCCTCTTTCAGGCCTACCTCAACCACTTCTCAATTCCACCTCTCTATGGAAACACCTGTGTAAGCGGTGCTTTATAGAATTTAGGCTTGAAACTTCCTCTTTAGGATGACCTGTCTCTAAACCACCCACAGAACTGACAGGTAAATCAATATTAGCTTTGTCATAAACTCAGCTACTTGCCAGCCCACTTCAGCGAGGCTTGGCATGTTTCCTGAGCATTTCCCTTGATAAAAGGTGTTTCTTGCATCATTCAAgatacaaaacatacaaaacagctagtcttccttttttttttttttttttttggatgactAGCTTTTCTAATCTATCATAGATTCTGGGGTTTATCTATAAatccctgcctctgctcttcaTATAGAGCCTCTGAGCTAGCTAATCATGATTCTGTATCTTACCGAGTGTTTCCTTCAAGGTCATGTGCTGAGAACTTTCACATTATTAACTTATCAAGTACCACGGTGGAACCATCATTATCATCTTGGTTTTGgagttaaggaaactgaggtgagAGTGGTTAAATAACTAGTACATAGCCACGCAGGTGGGATTCAAACAGCCTTCACCCAGCAAGGCGAATATTCAGACCCAGAAAAACCTGACTTCAGGGTTCATGCTCTTTACCACTACCTTCTGACACCCTGAACAATGAAAGCTCCATTTAAGAGCACACCCACAGCTGCACAATAGCCAGGCTACTCTAAACAAAACTCATCTCTCTTCACACCTTCTGGCTCCATGGCCTTATGACTTTCATGTCATGTTCCCCATCATGTCATGTTCCGCATCTTCTGCTGACTAGCACAAACATGCTCTTTTATTCTGCTTCATACCATACAAAAAATTTTGGAAGGGAACATGTGCTCCCttcttcttccaaatatttattcGATTTTCATCTGGTGAAAAACCAATAACATAAAACCCACAAAGGtgctgaataaaaataatagtgcGACCATTAAGTTTGTAATTCTAAATGAAGTCAATTTATTTAACACAAAGAGTATTTTcccaactcaaaaaaaaaaaaaaaaaacagtgaagaaatagtgaaaagaggaaaaaaaatcggAGAAATGTAGTGAGTATACTAAGCTTGAACTCATTATATTCAAAGGTCTCTGGCTACTATGTGATTAAGAAGTCCACAGAGGTGAAATTGAAAATTTTCTTACACTTTTCAAGCAATAGATTCTACCTCACAGTTGACTATAAGTGTTCTGATGCAGCAGATAAAATCATGGACGGACAGGGAGTAGACACAGATTTCAGTTGTGGTTCTGATGTTATTAATAACAAGGACAACACCTGATAAGAGTTAAATCCATCAGAATTCATGGGACTAGATAGGGTTCAGTGTCCCTTTAAACTCCAACATTAAATGGATTTCTGATATTAGTAGCACATTATATTCATACATTATTATAAGCCAGATTCAATGCTAAGTGTTTCCATTGATAATAACCAGTGACCAAAGTGTCATGTTGACTTAAGCACTCATGTTAGTTCCTGGTTGCAACTCCCAGTTCTCTATAACATATAGTCTCCTAGTGacctaaaatatttaacatgctTTCCAATTCCAGCTTACTACCAGAAATGCCCCAAAgagcaaaaaaacagaaattattttctttgaagacaGAAGACATGTCCATTCACTCACAAACCCATGCACAATAATAtgtattaagagaaataaaagtttctaGATATCATAAGAAATCAATTTATCTCAGTTAGAATTTGTTATCTCCTATCCACACATTCCACCCATTCTTCACTTACGGGGCAGTTGCAAACCACCAGTAACACAGCAAGTTGGCTCATAAGTTTGAGAAGATTCCAGGAGTTGTGACCCTGGTGCCACATAAACCGGAGGCCTACACGAACTGGATTCAGAGCTCTGAGACTGACCTGGGCCAGGTTCACATTCCAGAGACTGACAACTCTTAGACACACATGTCTTGGGTGGACAGCTCTTTGCCACAGAGCTCACAGGCTGGCAGCTCTGGACTACAGAACCCACTTGCTGGCTGCTTCCTGACTGGCAAGGCTGAGACACACACTCCGACACTGCTGAGGAATGTCCTGATTGGCACATTGTCTTTTCAAAGGCCCTGGAATTAGAGCAAGTTGTTTGGACAACTCTGGGGAGGCCAGCACTTTGCGCACAGCTCGGTTCTGTGCACAGTTCCTGTTTATGGTTGGGCACTTTGCAGCTGGTAGTCTCACTGCAGGTTTCTTGAAAGTTGTCTAAGAGCCAGGTCCTGCCATGGCAGCTGCTGGGTAAAAAAAGTCCATCTTCAAAGTCTATAAGCTTAGACCCATGTACGATGGCAGAGAGTGGTGGGACATTGTAGGAGCTCCTGAGCGAGTGGCCTTGGCTCTGAGGCATACTGTTTAAACCCTTGATTGAAGTTGGTCTTAAGGACCCAGGGTGCCAGGTCTGAAGATTCTTTTTTGGTGAGattatatactcagaaaactggGTGTTGGCTTCTTCTCAAGACTCCTTTCCACCTCATTGCTTAAGCTAATTTGAAGGATAACATCTCATTAGCACTTTGTTTAGTAACATATGAAGATGACATCCTATTAACAAAGAAGCCAGTCCATTCCGAATCTTCAAAATGGCTTTCATGTTAGCCCCAAAGCTGATTCATCAGGGCAGAGTTTCTCAAATATGAGTCCCAACATGCCACCcaagctaacattttttttttcttagttgccATGACTCTCCAGGGAGAGTCATGGCGACTAATGGAAAAAACCAATTGTAAACTAATCAATATTCAGCACTGGAGTTTGGAGGGATGCTCTTTTGGCAAAACAGAATAATATGATCAAGACATTTTCAGTCAGAAGGCAATCCAGTTAAGCTCACCCTCATTCCACTCAGATCTTGGTCTGTCCAACTGGTCGGGATGTGTGAAAGACTCAACAATGGAATCTCTTCTTACTCTCACCCAAAGTACTGTAAGTGGCCATTGCCTTATAAATATCATTCCCTTTGTTTAACATTTTGTATCCCTTGTCTTATTGAAGGTCAAATATAAACCGCCTCTTTACGAAGCTTTTCTTTGATCTTCCTATTTACAGGTTACAACTTCTTCCTCTGAATTACCAGTGGACTTTGACacattctttattattctttattctttattatttattatcttttgtgTCTCAGCATAAGAGCAACCCTCAAGAGTGGCTTTCCTTCGTCACCCTGTTTGAAAAAAGATTCCATTCTCAAagtctgtttttctgcttttacaGAACTTAACTCAGtttataatgaataataataataataattctttattaatGATGAAGTCATGTATTTACTTTATTTGTACTTCTCAGCTGTTGATAATCTGGCCTTGTAACAAACTTGTCTCAGAATTGCTCCTCATTTTTGTTTGCTGTGGTTTTCTTTGACTGCAGACTGATGATCAGCACCCACATTTATCACATTAGCAGCTGGACGCAGTTTAGCTTCATCCTCGTAACACAGGACCTGCCAGCACAATTTCTATAGCACCTTCTATAATTCTTCTAGCTCAGCTCATGAAAGAGAAACAACTGAAGTGTATTCTTAGCACAGTGCTCTGGCCCCTTGCCTCAGATCTGAAGAAAATCAAGAACATTCAGGAACTTGGAACAGCTCTGATTCAAACTCCTCCTTAACATGTGACAGACTGGGAATAGCCTCTCTTTCAAAGGACACATGCGAAGGCATTCAGCCTGACAAGCAGCACGCTCGACAGTGTGTAATGCCTTCACAACATATGCAAGTTACTTATAATGCTGAATTACCAGTCCTGTGTGTTTGAAGATCCCATTATGCCCTCCTTATGACCCCAACAGGACCTCATTTAAATCATAGGCATATTTGTATTTATCATCACAGAGGCTTCCACTGTAGCTTGTTAACTCTCAGGCTTAGAAGCATTAAATGGATTTGCATTGCCCTGAGAGTAAGATCCATCCTCCTTAGCCCAGCCTACTCAGCACTTGTAAAACCTGGGTGCTCCCTATTTTACTAAATCTAAATCTGCCCTTTCCCTCAGCCTCACATCCTCCATTTGCACAGGCTTCTACTGGGCTCTTGAGGATGTCAAGCCTCCCTTTGCCTCATTACTTTGCATGTGCAGCTGCGTGTCcgtctcccccttccctgccttctcccacGCCACCTACAGCTCCTTTCCTCATCTTTTGTGTCTCAGCATAAGAGCGACCCTCAAGAGTGGCTTTCCTTCGTCACCCTGTTTGAAAAAAGATTCCATTCTCAAAGTGTGTTTTTCTGCTTTCATAGAACTTATCTCAgattataatgattttatttgtttcttcactgTGCCTTTGCCACAGCATGTGAGTTCCATAAAGGCAAAGAGCATGTATATCTTCCTCACTATTGTATCCCCAGCACTGAGCACATGGCTGACATATAATAAGAGTTCcataaatgtatttcaaaaaattaatgaatagaaactgcatttctttttaataaatggaagtTGCTAAATGTGCTCAAATTATAGATAATGTCTGAAGGGATAGAGTTCTGAAATCTTGACGTACCCAAGATTTTTGAGAATTGGCCAGGGTACagagtttaaagagaaaaaataataataataataataataataagacccATGCTTACCTTTCAGCTACCCGTTTATGAAATAAGAGCAAAATCATTAAGGAAGCCACTTATTAGCATGGCACAAGCTGAgtcaattatttcaaaatattgtttgaTTGTATGTAGGCatgttttaaaaagcttttcccatgaaaaaaaaagggcaccACTTTTCACTGTCAGCACAACAGAGTCCTGTTGCAAAACTAGACTcggaggggggcagaggcaggacaTCACCCAGGCCAGCATTCACACAATTGTCTCCAGCGGACTGCCTTCTTATTAACCTCACAATGTGTAGCAAATTAGCGAATACCTGCGCAGTTCCCAATCTCCAAATGTCAAATAGTGAAGCTAGgtctgtcatttgtgaataagGCCACCGCatgaattcttttctctttgggatGAAGCCTTAACTTGCACATGTTATTTAACTGAGTGCTGAATTAATAGGTGTTTCAGCATGCAATTTTAGCTCAATGAGTAAATACAGATTTTGGCTGGTGCTAGATTTATAGAGGGAGTTACTAGGTGTATTACTGTGGCATGATGTATGCTAGGAAAACCGGTCACCTTCAGACTGCTTTAGTGCAACCAACTAAAAACTAAGTGTTCACTTTGTAGGCACTTGAACAATGACAATTATGTTGTCTATTGCCTAGTTTTCTTGTGACAGAGGTAGAAATAGTCATGTGAGTGTTTATGGTGACTGGATACTTTGCTGCTAAATCGTTGAACAATTCCCTGGTCTCCCAgtcttgaaatagaaaaatgattgcAGCTGCAGTAGCACCCCCTTACCACCAGAGGGTGGAATATTAAAAATGGGGGAGGAGAAAGACGTGAAATACAAGGAAGGATTTTCCAGTTATGATTCTAAGCCAAGATCTAGAATCACAAACCTTGAACATTTCCCTTAAATGTCTATGCCTtgacttattcatttttaaaatgaaaattgtgaGAGTATCAACCTCATAAAATGGTTTTACAGGTGAAATGAGATGATACATACAATACCTGATTACCTGCCACCTATGgaataggaaatgaataaaagtagCAATTATTTCTGATCAGGTTAAGGATCTTTGTGCAGACCAAAATGTTGTTCTGATGGTGATGTCGATCTTGGATtgagataaaactataaaaagaaaataaacacaggatAAAATAAACACAGTATCTTCTTCGtgtgtttcaaatttttttatgTCCATAAATGTAGCACATTCCATTTTTCTAAGGGTTGGATTATATTCATCAGTCCCATTAAAGGTCCAGTCAACCTGTTTCTATCTCTCAAGGGCTTGGCAGTTGATGATTATAAGGTTGAACAGTTATATTACTTCTATATTTGATTATGTGGCTATGTTGGACTTCTGAACACTTGTTCATCCGTATTAAAtagtaaaacataaataaacaaaaaattagagTAACATAATTCAGCTCAGTTCTCCCACAGTTTATTTCCTCTATCCTTGTCTTAGTTTTATCTCACCAACCAAATGACTTAAGTTAATTTAAATCCATTCCTCTTCTCCAACCAGGAAGTCACTCATATAGACAGATTGTATAGCAATGGAAGACTACTAGACCAAGAGTGAAGAGATCTGGCATCTAGCCCTGTTTCTATTAATTCATTGCATGAGTTTGGACAAGTCACTCTGCCTCTCTGGATATCTTCTAAGATAATGAATTCAGATGAAAAGATCTCGAAGGTCCTTTGTAGCTGTCACATTCTATGATTTTCTATCAGAATCTTAATATCTTAGAGTTGAAAAGGACATGAAATGGCATCTTGTCAAATCTACCTGCTGAATGAAATCTGCACTTTCATTTAAGCCAtctaatttttattaagattacttataaaaattttaacaggaTGGAACAAAGACTGAAGTCAGTAGGCTATTAGTTGCCATGTATGGTGGTAGAAATCCATCACTTAAAATGAATAGTCCTATTGTATTTGAGACTAACtctgagaaatacagaaaaagtatatttttcacTGGTCCACCTCAAAAGAGCGTGCCAAAGGGAATGACCAACTTCCTTTAAATATAACGTTTTGTAAAATAAGTCAAGTATTATACAACCCCTTTCAGACACTGTAatgcatacagaaaaaaaaaaaatcttagtctCTGGAATACTCAGAATTATGACACTATTACTATAATAATGATCCCATGTGGAATATGGGAATGGTCTCATGTCAGCTTTATCTATTTTGAAATTGATTCTCTTAGAACACTGTAATAAATGGATTTACATgtgacatcattttttttctatgaaactaTCTCTAAATAATTTTGCTTCTTGGGACAATTCTTGGTCGTTTACAATTCAATGCCATCAGACTTCGATTTAAAtagcaaaaaaggaagaaagaaagaaaaggaaaaaaaagaaagaaagaaagaaagaaagaaagaaagaaagaaagaaagaaagaaagaactacacAGTATTTAGCCATTAACAAAGagtatttggaaagaaagaatagaCCATAGTATCTTGACCATTTGAGCATTTACTCCCATATTTTTCAACCCTTTGTTCCACTATGTCTTGGATGTGAAAGTGTCATGGTTTATTATAGTAATTATACActtgcttttgttcctttcccCAGATGTACTTACTCTGGTCTGTCCTTGAGGTTAGCTTTTGGTGAAgttatttttctgcctttgtgtGACCCAGAAGTAGGAATTTACTTGTGAGATCTCACACTTTTCTTATGACTACTGCAGTTGTGATAATATGTCATTAAGATGGTACTAagtcattttttataataatggtGACCAGAAGATTAATGACATTACTGACAACTAGCTTATCCAAATTGAGTTCAGCTATCAAAAATGAAtgactgtggggcgcctgggtggctcagtgggttaagcttctgccttcagctctggtcatgatgggatcaagccccacatcaggctctccgctcagcagggagcctgcttcccccttctctctctgcctgcctctctccctacttgtgatctctctctctgtgtcaaataaataagtaaaaatcttttttaaaaaaatgaatgactctTTGTTTATATTGACATAATACATCCTGGAGACTATCGTCCTAGatccatttcattctttcatctactaaattcatatttattgagtatttactacTTTCCAGACCCCATCAGGTAAGATTCCATTGTGTTCATTGAGAATATAACCAGGAAGACCAAACAAaatagaactgataaacaaaataatgctccaaataaaatataaaacagtgaatttgtaattaaaaaaatgagaaatatttagtGCTAATGTTGGGTAGGAACTAATCAACTCTATTGATTATGGAGTCTTccaaaaagaagggagagaagaggtaaTATTTCTGTGGGTTTTAAAGGGTTAGAAAGACATGACATTCCTAAAATTATGAAACCATTTAAGACTTCAGTTCTGTACAATGTGTTCAAGGAAACAGGAGTAGATAGCATTGGTGGAGTGCAAGTTGGTGGAGTGAATGCATGTGGGAAGTGGCGGGAGAGGGACTAGGACAGGGCAAACGGTCTTTAATATTACACGGGGTCTTTGTTGGGAAAGCGGGTTGTTTCAGCTTTTAAATGAATGTATCATATAGGAAAACATTAGCTACAAGTAACTGaagttgtttttcaaaatggtttaGGTAATAAGTTTATTGGCTCATATTTACTAAAGTACAGAAATGAGACTCTGTTCCTTGCATTTCTCTTGGCTTTGCTGTTTTTCATGTAATGGCTTATTTTTAGGCCACATACAATATGGGTATAGCATTCCACACATGATATCAGAAAGTCCAGAAGAAGAGATGGTTACCTCAAAAAAACTCCGCAAGAACTTTAccagaagtgcctgttcatgccATTCCTTGTTTCTCATTGGCTTAAGACAGATGACATGCTCCATCCTGAACCAACCACTTTCAGGGAAGATTGGGGTGTCCCTTGAACTAGCCAGAATCCATCTTGAATGCAGGAGCATGGTCACTTTACTTTATAGAATCATGTGTAGATAAGGAGAGGTACACAAACAAAACCCAGTTCTTctggaaagaacagagagaaacacCTTGTGAGGGCAATGAACAATTAGTACCTATATtcacttacatatttttctttccgCTTACGTATTTTCGAATGTAGATGACTCTGTTCCCCAAAACAAGAGTTTAGTAGACCATATAGTTCTCACATCCATCTAACTCAAGGATATCAAGAGGTAAAGTCTCCATTCTCAGGTAATATCATCTATTTATGATAGTGCGATGTTTCCAGAAGTTCCCAGGTGACTTCTTTGAAAACAATGACCAGATTGAGGAAGGAGAGAGTTAAGCACCAAGACGAGAAATAagttagaaatggaaataattttattataatcaaatgcataaatgtttaatttcatcCATATTTAGGATATTTGCTCCATCATACCAGATACTGCTGTTAGTTAATATTGAGATCTCAAAATTCCATTACCACTTGTATAAGTCTACAAAAGGGCCTCATGAAAATCATTTTGACATTTCCTCATCTAAAGCATCCAGAATAGTACACTTGAAGCATCACTGCCATGTGAAGCTTTTCTTCCTGGATTAGACTCAGTAGTAATTTAACCAAATAAGATGCCTAGTAAGACTGAAATGATTACACACAGAAGCATTTAGAATGACCCCCTGCTCTGAGCTGTGATTCCACTTGCCAAAAATTCTAGGGAACTAATTCTGTGTTGTCAGAGAGTTCTGTGTACCAGGGAGcctaattcttaaatatttctttttagaaaaagaacgGTAGGTTTGAAATTCCCAATGAatagctttttctttaaattaacatTAACCTGTGATCTAATATCAAATTACATgagtttatttaaaggaaaagaaaaaagacctatTGGTTCAGTTTTAactaaagaagaaggaaaataggagaaaagagatggaaaacaagaTGGGTattctatgagaaaaaaattttcatattaatagattttttatttatttatacatttctaggTAGTATGATATAGACTCTAGCCAGATGACAGCTGAGATTGACTTTGAGGGACTGTAAAGTCAGGGTCTAGAATCCTTAACAAGTTGATTGGTGGGAGAAGCCAGATCTGCAGAT from Mustela erminea isolate mMusErm1 chromosome 1, mMusErm1.Pri, whole genome shotgun sequence harbors:
- the LOC116567442 gene encoding keratin-associated protein 27-1, with translation MPQSQGHSLRSSYNVPPLSAIVHGSKLIDFEDGLFLPSSCHGRTWLLDNFQETCSETTSCKVPNHKQELCTEPSCAQSAGLPRVVQTTCSNSRAFEKTMCQSGHSSAVSECVSQPCQSGSSQQVGSVVQSCQPVSSVAKSCPPKTCVSKSCQSLECEPGPGQSQSSESSSCRPPVYVAPGSQLLESSQTYEPTCCVTGGLQLPRK